The following are from one region of the Prevotella communis genome:
- a CDS encoding MotA/TolQ/ExbB proton channel family protein, translated as MATTQKAAAPAAKKTSSVGIKDAIWVIVLCAAIAFCNFFFNFGQAANFEGGDAAGAPLNIWGTIYKGGVIVPVIHTLLLTVLFMAIERVFALSKCIGKEKLATFLAKIKADLKALNFDAALQHCAQQGGSVANVVRATITAYKEADAAQGVKKEVKIARIQAAHEEAIAVEMPTLTMNLPLIATIVTLGTLTGLLGTVVGMIKSFQALAQGGGGDSVELSTGISEALINTAFGIGTSWLAVVSYNFFTNRIDKISFALDEIGYSLAQTYNATHADEA; from the coding sequence ATGGCAACAACACAGAAAGCCGCTGCTCCTGCAGCAAAAAAAACTAGTAGCGTCGGTATCAAGGATGCTATCTGGGTAATCGTACTTTGTGCAGCTATTGCATTCTGCAACTTCTTCTTCAACTTCGGTCAGGCCGCTAACTTCGAAGGTGGTGACGCCGCTGGTGCTCCTCTGAACATCTGGGGTACTATCTATAAAGGTGGTGTTATCGTGCCTGTGATCCACACACTGTTGCTTACTGTGCTCTTCATGGCTATCGAGCGCGTATTCGCTCTGAGCAAGTGTATCGGTAAGGAGAAGCTCGCTACATTCCTGGCTAAGATCAAGGCTGACCTGAAGGCTCTGAACTTCGACGCTGCTCTGCAGCACTGCGCACAGCAGGGTGGTTCTGTAGCTAACGTGGTTCGCGCTACTATCACTGCCTACAAAGAGGCTGACGCCGCTCAGGGTGTTAAGAAGGAAGTGAAGATCGCTCGCATCCAGGCTGCTCACGAGGAGGCTATCGCAGTAGAGATGCCTACTCTGACAATGAACCTTCCTCTGATTGCAACCATCGTTACTCTGGGTACTCTGACTGGTCTGCTCGGTACTGTGGTTGGTATGATCAAGTCATTCCAGGCTCTGGCACAAGGTGGTGGCGGTGACTCTGTTGAGCTGTCAACCGGTATTTCTGAGGCTCTGATCAACACCGCATTCGGTATCGGTACATCATGGCTCGCCGTTGTATCTTATAACTTCTTCACCAACCGCATCGATAAGATTTCGTTTGCATTGGACGAGATTGGTTATTCACTTGCTCAGACCTACAACGCTACACACGCAGACGAGGCTTAA
- a CDS encoding pyridoxal phosphate-dependent aminotransferase has product MAQLSNRLQRLAPSATLAMSQKSSEMKAQGIDVINLSVGEPDFNTPDHIKEAAKRAVDENFSRYSPVPGYPELRKAIVEKLKRENGLDYQMSEILVSNGAKQSVCNTVMALVNPGEEVIIPAPYWVSYPQMALLAGGTPVFVEATFEQNFKMTPEQLEAAITPKTRLLILCSPSNPTGSVYNKEELRALANIILKHEDLYVLADEIYEHINYVGHHESIAQFPGMKERTIIVNGVSKAYAMTGWRIGYIAGPEWIVKGCNKLQGQYTSGPCSVSQKAAEFAYTQSQQCVEEMRQAFERRRNLIVELAKQIPGLEVNVPEGAFYLFPKCSSFYGKTTPDGQKIENSTDLAMYLLEVGHVATVGGDAFGDPDCFRMSYATSDDNIREAMRRIGEALKSLK; this is encoded by the coding sequence ATGGCACAATTATCTAACCGTTTGCAGCGACTTGCACCTTCAGCTACACTGGCTATGTCGCAAAAGAGCTCTGAGATGAAGGCTCAGGGTATTGACGTGATTAACTTGAGCGTCGGAGAACCCGACTTCAACACGCCCGACCACATAAAGGAGGCTGCCAAACGAGCCGTAGACGAAAACTTTTCGCGCTACTCGCCCGTACCAGGCTATCCCGAACTGCGTAAGGCTATCGTAGAGAAGTTGAAGCGTGAGAACGGACTGGACTATCAGATGAGCGAGATTCTGGTAAGTAATGGTGCCAAGCAGAGTGTCTGCAACACCGTAATGGCATTGGTGAACCCCGGCGAAGAGGTCATCATACCCGCTCCCTACTGGGTCAGCTATCCACAGATGGCTCTGCTGGCTGGTGGTACCCCTGTATTTGTAGAGGCAACCTTCGAGCAGAACTTCAAGATGACTCCCGAACAGCTGGAGGCTGCCATCACCCCAAAGACCAGACTGCTGATTCTCTGTTCACCCAGCAACCCAACTGGTTCGGTTTATAATAAAGAGGAATTGCGTGCGCTCGCGAACATTATATTAAAACACGAGGATCTGTACGTCCTGGCTGACGAGATCTATGAGCATATCAACTACGTGGGTCATCATGAGTCTATCGCTCAGTTCCCTGGTATGAAGGAGCGCACCATCATCGTCAACGGTGTCAGCAAGGCATATGCCATGACCGGCTGGCGCATTGGCTACATCGCCGGTCCTGAGTGGATTGTAAAGGGTTGTAACAAACTGCAAGGCCAGTACACCAGTGGTCCCTGCTCTGTAAGCCAGAAGGCTGCAGAGTTTGCCTACACACAGAGTCAGCAGTGCGTGGAAGAGATGCGTCAGGCCTTTGAGCGTCGTCGCAACCTCATCGTGGAACTTGCCAAGCAGATTCCCGGACTGGAAGTGAATGTTCCCGAGGGCGCGTTCTATCTGTTCCCCAAATGCTCAAGTTTCTATGGCAAGACAACGCCCGACGGCCAGAAAATTGAGAACAGTACAGATTTGGCCATGTATCTGCTCGAAGTAGGACATGTGGCTACCGTGGGAGGTGATGCCTTCGGTGACCCCGACTGCTTCCGCATGAGTTATGCCACCAGCGACGACAATATCCGTGAGGCAATGCGCCGTATAGGAGAGGCACTAAAATCCTTAAAATAA
- a CDS encoding TolB family protein: MKKLFAIIIVALSLTACGNQIPTTYAESEESPAIYPDYTGVTVPINIAPLTFEPDGKSDGIVARLTAGDKEIICGGTKVQPDFDDWHRLTECAKGQAIKVEVYIQKDGQWTKFKPFDIYVSPDSIDPYISYRLIAPSYITYEELTINQRCLENYDEEVIYDNMLCQNPADGQCVNCHSYQQYNPERMQFHARQYQGGTVIAYDGKIRKINMTSDSILSAGVYPAWHPWLPLIVYSTNKTMQTFHITNPDKIEVFDTESDLIAYDVERNEVTNIEKEATEFEVFPTWAPDGKALYYCSAHFEFKDTVSPGVELIQRFKEVKYNIYRKRFDLGTKTFGPRELVFRADTLDMSTTLPRVSPDGRYLMFTMGKYGVFHIWHKDADLYMLDLANGKVRCMDEINSPDVESYHSWSSNGRWVVFSSRRDDGNFTRPFIAHIDKNGHGGKPFELPCADPDYHRQFMKSYNIPELMKGAVKITPQSFADALKKDGEQVKYVQHLNK, from the coding sequence ATGAAGAAACTGTTTGCTATCATTATCGTCGCACTGTCACTGACGGCCTGCGGCAACCAGATACCCACCACATACGCCGAGTCAGAGGAGTCGCCGGCCATCTATCCCGACTACACCGGTGTCACGGTACCCATCAACATCGCACCTTTAACCTTCGAACCTGACGGGAAAAGCGATGGCATCGTGGCACGACTGACTGCTGGTGACAAGGAGATTATCTGCGGAGGCACAAAGGTACAACCGGACTTCGACGACTGGCACCGTCTTACAGAATGTGCGAAAGGACAGGCCATCAAGGTGGAGGTTTATATCCAGAAGGATGGTCAGTGGACTAAGTTCAAGCCATTTGACATCTATGTATCTCCCGACTCCATCGACCCGTATATCAGTTACCGACTGATAGCGCCATCGTATATTACCTACGAGGAGCTAACCATCAACCAACGGTGCCTGGAGAACTATGACGAGGAGGTGATCTACGATAACATGCTCTGTCAGAATCCCGCAGACGGACAGTGTGTCAACTGCCATAGCTATCAGCAGTACAACCCTGAGCGGATGCAGTTTCATGCGCGTCAGTATCAGGGAGGAACCGTCATCGCCTACGACGGAAAGATACGTAAGATTAACATGACGTCCGACTCTATCCTTTCGGCCGGTGTCTATCCTGCCTGGCATCCATGGCTGCCGCTGATAGTCTATTCCACGAACAAGACGATGCAGACCTTCCACATCACCAATCCAGACAAGATTGAAGTGTTTGACACGGAGAGCGACTTGATAGCCTACGACGTGGAACGCAACGAGGTGACGAATATTGAAAAGGAAGCAACAGAGTTTGAGGTGTTCCCGACCTGGGCTCCTGACGGCAAGGCACTCTACTACTGCAGTGCACATTTCGAGTTCAAGGATACGGTGTCACCTGGCGTAGAACTCATTCAGCGCTTCAAGGAGGTGAAATATAATATCTACAGGAAGCGTTTTGACCTGGGAACCAAGACATTCGGGCCGCGCGAACTGGTGTTCCGTGCAGATACCCTAGACATGAGCACCACCCTGCCCCGTGTCTCACCCGATGGCCGTTATCTGATGTTTACAATGGGCAAATATGGAGTATTCCATATCTGGCATAAGGACGCTGACCTGTATATGCTGGATCTTGCCAATGGAAAGGTTCGCTGCATGGACGAAATCAACTCGCCCGACGTGGAGAGCTATCACTCATGGTCAAGCAACGGTCGCTGGGTGGTCTTCAGCAGCCGTCGTGACGATGGGAATTTCACGCGTCCGTTCATTGCTCACATCGATAAAAACGGGCATGGAGGAAAACCGTTCGAATTGCCCTGTGCCGATCCCGATTATCACCGCCAGTTCATGAAGAGTTACAATATCCCTGAATTGATGAAAGGTGCAGTCAAAATCACCCCACAGTCATTTGCCGACGCACTCAAGAAAGACGGAGAACAGGTGAAGTATGTACAACATCTTAACAAATAG
- a CDS encoding ExbD/TolR family protein — MGKIKIKKNDVWIDMTPMSDVMVLLLTFFMLSVNFTKNEVVKVITPGSTTMAKVSSSAILDITIDPEGRVLMSTDKTVTMQKALDQMLKDRETNLTPDQKQEIINFNQIGIPVKSMPEFLSKSHEDQIKLMKVTGIPTDSLQNREDKMSEFQLWVKAMKNGYKEWYNDLSDAEKTEVSSAKLEINIKADKDTPYSAVKLVIAELQDINESRYKLVTQAKKLEE, encoded by the coding sequence ATGGGTAAGATAAAAATTAAGAAAAACGATGTCTGGATCGACATGACGCCTATGTCGGACGTGATGGTGCTGCTGCTGACATTCTTTATGTTGTCAGTAAACTTCACGAAGAACGAGGTGGTGAAGGTCATAACGCCAGGTTCTACAACCATGGCCAAGGTATCTTCATCAGCCATTCTTGATATCACGATCGACCCCGAAGGCCGCGTGTTGATGAGCACTGACAAGACGGTGACGATGCAGAAGGCACTCGATCAGATGCTCAAGGACCGTGAGACCAATCTCACGCCAGACCAGAAGCAAGAGATTATCAACTTCAATCAGATTGGTATTCCCGTGAAGAGCATGCCCGAATTCCTGAGCAAGAGCCACGAGGATCAGATCAAACTGATGAAGGTGACAGGTATTCCAACCGATAGTCTGCAGAATCGCGAAGACAAGATGAGTGAATTCCAGCTTTGGGTAAAAGCTATGAAGAATGGCTACAAAGAGTGGTACAACGATCTGTCTGACGCAGAGAAGACCGAGGTTTCAAGCGCTAAGCTCGAAATCAATATCAAGGCCGACAAGGATACTCCTTACAGTGCTGTCAAATTGGTCATCGCTGAATTGCAGGACATCAATGAGAGCCGCTACAAGTTGGTTACACAAGCTAAGAAATTGGAGGAATAA
- a CDS encoding 4Fe-4S binding protein, with protein MAYVIGDDCISCGTCQGECPVEAISEGADKYVIDADACTECGTCASVCPSEAISLG; from the coding sequence ATGGCATATGTAATTGGTGACGATTGTATCTCTTGCGGTACATGTCAGGGTGAGTGCCCCGTAGAGGCTATCTCAGAGGGTGCAGATAAGTATGTAATCGATGCTGATGCTTGCACAGAGTGTGGTACTTGCGCTAGCGTTTGTCCTTCAGAGGCTATCAGCTTGGGCTAA
- a CDS encoding ExbD/TolR family protein, with product MAKKKESKQKKMTTRVDFTPMVDMMMLLITFFMLVGSLQKPQAMHLTMPAKDDNMTAEDKDKSKTENTITLYLAADNKLYYYIVDKKEDFGKPEYLKETTWGKEGIREVLRNHRHAPTKVLMDAKKQLDTWFNTLPKSQQETNDSIYNRALIMIKKGHVDIVENGQLNKARYDKVDKDMRNYEETNMVPTLAVNIKPLDNSNYDNLVTILDEMQICCIGKYVIDKVNEKDMPILEENGIKLQ from the coding sequence ATGGCTAAGAAAAAAGAAAGCAAGCAGAAGAAAATGACCACCCGCGTGGACTTCACGCCTATGGTGGATATGATGATGCTTCTTATTACCTTCTTCATGCTGGTGGGTTCACTGCAGAAGCCTCAGGCCATGCACCTTACCATGCCTGCAAAGGATGATAACATGACCGCTGAGGATAAGGATAAGTCAAAGACAGAGAACACGATCACACTGTATCTGGCTGCAGACAACAAGCTCTATTACTACATCGTGGACAAGAAGGAAGATTTCGGTAAACCCGAATACCTGAAAGAGACCACATGGGGGAAGGAAGGTATCCGTGAAGTACTGCGCAACCACCGTCACGCTCCTACCAAGGTGCTGATGGATGCCAAGAAGCAGCTTGACACTTGGTTCAACACACTGCCAAAGTCTCAGCAGGAGACTAACGACTCTATCTACAACCGTGCTTTGATTATGATTAAGAAAGGTCACGTGGATATTGTTGAAAATGGTCAGCTGAACAAGGCCAGGTATGATAAGGTTGACAAGGACATGAGGAATTACGAAGAGACAAACATGGTACCCACGCTGGCCGTGAATATCAAGCCTCTGGACAATTCTAATTATGACAACCTGGTAACAATACTGGACGAAATGCAGATTTGTTGTATCGGTAAGTACGTAATCGATAAGGTTAACGAAAAAGATATGCCAATTCTGGAAGAGAATGGTATTAAACTCCAATAA
- a CDS encoding PstS family phosphate ABC transporter substrate-binding protein → MKRTQFNNFIIGLALSIGLFPSCGDKPSDNAYKEQARYFAADESLSPVIDEELDIFNMKNKRDSIYPLYINEQEAIEKLMNREILLVFTTRALTPKEENFLKEQQYKPRCIPLAYDALALIVNKANPDSLMTVENFRKIMAGEITTWKELNPDSKLGKIKVAFDNPKSGTLRFVVDSIMKDKKVKTDGNVKAVMTSAEVVEYVENHENAIGVVGSIWLNDQRDTTNLIYNRTIKVMRVSKAAEATRANSYTPDQYNIAYAYYPFIRTLYAICIDPRSTGVPRAFSNFCWLPNPGQLIFFNAGLFPARADYSVRDVVID, encoded by the coding sequence ATGAAACGAACTCAATTCAACAATTTTATTATTGGATTGGCACTCTCAATAGGCTTGTTCCCCTCTTGTGGGGACAAGCCTTCTGATAATGCATACAAGGAGCAAGCCCGCTACTTTGCTGCCGATGAAAGTCTGAGTCCCGTCATTGACGAGGAACTGGACATCTTCAATATGAAGAATAAACGTGACTCTATCTACCCACTCTATATCAATGAGCAGGAGGCAATAGAGAAACTGATGAACCGTGAGATTCTGCTCGTCTTTACAACCAGAGCGCTCACCCCCAAAGAAGAAAATTTCCTCAAAGAACAACAATATAAGCCACGCTGCATACCCTTGGCCTATGATGCATTGGCACTCATTGTAAACAAGGCCAATCCGGACTCATTAATGACAGTGGAGAATTTCCGCAAGATTATGGCCGGAGAGATTACTACATGGAAAGAACTGAACCCCGACTCTAAACTAGGCAAGATAAAAGTCGCTTTCGATAATCCAAAGTCAGGCACCCTGCGTTTCGTTGTCGACTCTATCATGAAAGACAAGAAGGTAAAGACAGACGGTAACGTGAAAGCAGTTATGACCAGTGCTGAAGTGGTAGAGTATGTGGAGAACCACGAGAATGCCATTGGTGTGGTGGGCAGCATCTGGCTGAACGACCAACGTGACACCACCAATCTGATTTATAACCGCACCATTAAGGTGATGCGCGTCAGTAAGGCTGCAGAGGCTACGCGGGCTAATAGTTATACACCAGACCAGTACAACATCGCCTACGCCTATTACCCCTTCATCCGCACGCTCTATGCCATCTGCATTGACCCACGCTCAACAGGTGTGCCTCGTGCTTTTTCAAACTTCTGCTGGCTGCCTAACCCTGGTCAGCTCATCTTCTTCAACGCAGGACTGTTCCCTGCCCGTGCCGACTACTCCGTACGTGACGTCGTTATAGACTGA
- a CDS encoding energy transducer TonB, which yields MSKIDLLDQKWIDLVFEGKNEAYGAYTIRQDTSRRNLYAMLALVGGLAFIVIAFLGVNVAQNAIAAAQAEHETEVALEAIEEELEEDKDDEEIVYELEELEQLVAEETVMNSEKFTAYEMEDDAPEQVTKTQDEVAQSDVAIGAIDYDQGSNEAEHVLKVNEKVVDEVPPKVEETKVFDVVEQMPQFKGGDAALMAYLNSHIKYPVIAEENGIQGRVVTTFVVERDGSITDVKIIKSVDPSLDKEAVRVVKSMPKWNPGKQNGSAVRVKFTLPVTFRLQ from the coding sequence ATGTCAAAGATAGATCTGTTAGACCAAAAATGGATTGACCTCGTATTCGAAGGTAAAAACGAGGCATATGGTGCTTATACTATTCGTCAGGACACCAGCAGACGTAACCTTTATGCCATGTTGGCATTGGTTGGCGGTCTTGCCTTTATCGTTATCGCATTCCTGGGTGTTAACGTAGCACAGAATGCTATCGCAGCTGCTCAGGCAGAGCACGAAACCGAAGTTGCTCTTGAGGCAATTGAGGAAGAGCTGGAGGAAGATAAGGACGATGAAGAGATCGTTTACGAACTTGAAGAATTGGAACAGCTCGTTGCTGAGGAGACTGTGATGAACTCTGAGAAGTTTACCGCCTATGAAATGGAAGACGATGCTCCCGAGCAGGTTACCAAGACACAGGATGAGGTTGCCCAGAGTGATGTTGCAATCGGTGCTATCGACTACGATCAGGGTAGCAACGAGGCTGAGCACGTTCTGAAGGTAAATGAGAAGGTTGTGGACGAGGTTCCACCAAAGGTAGAAGAAACAAAGGTCTTCGATGTTGTAGAACAGATGCCTCAGTTCAAAGGCGGTGATGCTGCCCTGATGGCTTACCTGAACAGCCACATCAAGTACCCCGTTATTGCTGAGGAGAACGGTATTCAGGGCCGTGTTGTTACCACATTCGTGGTTGAGCGCGACGGTTCTATCACCGATGTCAAGATTATCAAATCTGTTGACCCCTCACTCGACAAGGAAGCCGTTCGCGTTGTGAAGTCAATGCCGAAGTGGAATCCTGGTAAGCAGAACGGTTCTGCCGTACGTGTGAAGTTCACACTCCCTGTAACCTTCCGTTTGCAGTAA
- a CDS encoding porin family protein, producing the protein MKRFTITVVMVLVALVSSAQMRKVQNKPYIDLRPLHFGISLGLNLMDAEFTNVGTQVLEEGMTRTIACDVDNWNPGFSVGVVGDMRLSDNFNLRVSPTMHFGSRRLTFLDFDNLNDAGLPVHSTQDLKSSYMAVPVDLKFSAPRFNNYRPYVVAGVSPIINLAGKDQEYVRLKRFDSMINVGMGCDFYLRFFKLIPEIKFCYGLTNALDNNHVNDLDDVNKRPFATSINDCRTKMFLFTLYFE; encoded by the coding sequence ATGAAAAGATTCACCATAACAGTTGTAATGGTTCTTGTAGCATTGGTGTCGTCGGCACAGATGCGCAAGGTGCAGAACAAGCCTTATATAGACTTGCGACCACTCCATTTTGGTATTAGTCTGGGGCTGAATCTGATGGACGCAGAATTTACCAATGTGGGAACACAGGTTCTGGAGGAAGGCATGACTCGTACGATTGCCTGCGATGTGGATAATTGGAACCCTGGCTTTAGTGTCGGTGTAGTGGGGGATATGCGTCTCAGCGATAACTTTAACCTTCGCGTATCACCTACGATGCATTTTGGCTCACGTCGTCTTACATTCCTGGATTTTGATAACCTGAATGATGCCGGACTGCCTGTTCACAGCACTCAGGATTTGAAGAGTTCCTATATGGCCGTACCTGTTGACTTAAAGTTCTCTGCCCCCCGATTCAATAACTATCGTCCTTATGTGGTGGCTGGAGTGAGTCCTATTATCAATCTTGCAGGAAAGGATCAGGAATATGTACGACTGAAACGTTTCGACAGCATGATTAACGTCGGCATGGGTTGTGATTTCTATCTCCGGTTTTTTAAGTTGATACCCGAGATAAAGTTTTGCTATGGCCTGACAAATGCGCTGGACAATAATCATGTCAATGACCTTGATGATGTGAATAAGCGGCCTTTTGCTACGAGTATCAACGATTGCCGTACGAAGATGTTCCTCTTTACATTATACTTCGAATAA
- a CDS encoding 5'-nucleotidase C-terminal domain-containing protein: MRKFLLFFVIVTTMLFSACAFHYQVTGVSLTRILVDTVYDAHPDETAVAFLAPYKHQVDSVMGPVVGIAACDMAANRPEGNLSNLLPDIFVYMAKYYQETPDFSVYNMGGIRAALTKGEVTYGDVLDVAPFENKICFLTLTGEKVMELFSQIAKRGGEGVSRGVQLVITREGELVSARLHGKEIDPQADYRIATIDYLIQGNDGMPALASGFNLNTPKDKKNNARFIIRDYFHEMLMKGETVDAKVEGRIVVR, from the coding sequence ATGAGAAAGTTTCTACTCTTTTTTGTTATAGTAACAACCATGTTATTCTCGGCTTGTGCATTCCATTATCAGGTGACTGGCGTGAGCCTTACAAGGATTTTGGTCGATACTGTTTATGATGCTCATCCCGACGAGACTGCAGTTGCTTTCCTGGCTCCTTATAAGCATCAGGTGGATTCTGTGATGGGACCTGTAGTAGGAATAGCGGCTTGTGATATGGCGGCTAATCGTCCGGAGGGTAATCTGTCAAACCTGCTTCCTGATATCTTTGTCTATATGGCGAAATACTATCAGGAGACACCAGATTTCTCTGTGTATAACATGGGCGGTATTCGTGCTGCTCTGACCAAGGGTGAAGTGACCTATGGTGATGTGCTGGATGTGGCTCCTTTTGAGAATAAGATCTGCTTTCTGACCTTGACGGGTGAGAAGGTGATGGAACTGTTTTCTCAGATAGCGAAACGTGGTGGCGAAGGTGTGAGCAGGGGTGTACAATTGGTGATTACCCGTGAAGGTGAACTCGTGTCGGCTCGCCTGCATGGCAAGGAGATAGATCCCCAGGCCGACTATCGTATAGCTACCATTGATTATCTGATACAGGGTAATGATGGTATGCCGGCTCTTGCAAGTGGCTTTAATCTGAATACTCCTAAGGACAAGAAGAATAATGCCCGTTTTATAATCCGCGACTACTTTCATGAGATGCTGATGAAGGGAGAAACGGTAGATGCTAAGGTTGAGGGGCGTATCGTGGTAAGATGA
- a CDS encoding bifunctional metallophosphatase/5'-nucleotidase, with protein MKNVLIIIVLMLATVAGAKEPKKITVLHTSDTHSCILPLKSNLEDKRIAGRGGFVRRISMLQQERLQNPDLLLFDCGDFSQGSSYYTMFKGDVEVGLMNQMHYDAVTIGNHEFDFGLDNMARLFKMANFPVVCSNYDFGDTELKDIVKPYLVLKRKGVKIGVFALCPEMKGLVSPKNYEPLRFLDPIEVTEKMVPFLRNKKKCDVVICLSHLGWEISDYTDNQVIQNTSGIDLVLGGHTHTYMERLSYVKDKSGHMVPVDHEGKSGVYVGKIEITLDK; from the coding sequence ATGAAAAATGTATTGATTATTATAGTGTTGATGCTGGCTACGGTTGCCGGTGCGAAAGAACCTAAGAAGATTACCGTGCTTCATACCAGTGACACACATTCGTGTATTCTGCCTCTAAAGAGTAATCTGGAAGATAAGCGGATAGCGGGTCGTGGCGGTTTTGTGCGTCGTATCTCGATGCTTCAGCAGGAGCGCCTACAGAATCCAGATTTGCTGCTCTTTGATTGTGGCGACTTCTCGCAAGGCTCCAGCTATTATACGATGTTTAAAGGTGATGTGGAAGTGGGGCTGATGAATCAGATGCACTATGATGCTGTGACCATCGGCAACCATGAGTTTGACTTCGGCCTGGATAATATGGCGCGTCTTTTCAAGATGGCTAATTTTCCTGTTGTCTGCTCAAACTATGATTTCGGTGACACAGAACTGAAAGATATCGTGAAGCCTTACCTGGTTCTGAAGCGTAAGGGTGTGAAGATTGGCGTCTTTGCCCTCTGTCCTGAGATGAAGGGACTTGTCTCTCCCAAAAACTACGAACCTCTCCGTTTCCTGGATCCTATAGAAGTAACGGAAAAGATGGTTCCTTTCTTGCGGAATAAAAAGAAATGTGACGTTGTCATCTGTCTGTCTCACTTAGGTTGGGAAATCTCTGACTATACAGACAACCAGGTTATCCAGAATACCTCTGGTATAGATCTGGTTCTGGGTGGCCATACACATACCTATATGGAACGGCTCTCTTATGTAAAGGACAAGTCCGGACACATGGTGCCTGTAGACCATGAAGGAAAGAGTGGGGTCTATGTGGGCAAAATAGAGATAACGTTAGACAAGTAG
- a CDS encoding tetratricopeptide repeat protein — translation MKYFMMGALLFGCSLGTMAQDGTPADVEAARNLVKNKPADYEKQMKNFIKANKKNADNLVAIGRALFEEGDTAQAAVFANQALSIKKYSFAPAYILLGDIASKMDNGGAAASNYEQAIFANPKDPEPYRKYAIVYSRISPEGATQKLEELRNERPDYPVDALIGNINYNVQRYSTAIEAYSKVPLDKMERIDYINYARALQLGRKFEESQRVVEAGLAKEPLNGTLNRFALMNNNDMKKFPEAIKYAEVLFTKVDKDSVKLKDIDYQNYGNALAGNNQFEEAIAKFKEALALPAEDNTLHADLYKSISDAYKGMKDYPKAIDSYKQFLEANANADATDWAGLGILQNAYARTLEGEAKVEALKTADQTYASLTEKFADAEEYALWQRGRINAQIDGDLSKGLAKPYFERLAELINAHETIDDTDKARLFDAYSFLMRYYVKQKTHKIAYDYAKKLQELQPEDAEIRKVVEALAKAAN, via the coding sequence ATGAAATATTTTATGATGGGTGCCCTGCTGTTTGGATGCAGCCTTGGCACAATGGCCCAGGACGGCACACCTGCCGATGTGGAGGCCGCAAGAAACTTAGTGAAGAACAAGCCTGCCGACTATGAGAAACAGATGAAGAACTTCATCAAGGCTAACAAGAAGAATGCCGACAATCTCGTAGCCATTGGTCGTGCTCTCTTTGAGGAGGGTGACACGGCTCAGGCTGCAGTATTTGCCAATCAGGCACTGAGCATTAAGAAATACAGTTTCGCTCCTGCTTACATCCTGCTGGGCGACATCGCTTCAAAGATGGATAATGGTGGTGCTGCTGCATCAAACTACGAGCAGGCTATCTTTGCCAATCCCAAGGATCCAGAGCCCTACCGTAAGTATGCTATCGTGTATAGCCGCATCTCTCCGGAGGGTGCTACCCAGAAACTTGAAGAGCTTCGCAACGAGCGTCCTGACTACCCCGTAGATGCCCTGATTGGTAATATCAACTACAACGTACAGCGTTATAGCACCGCCATCGAGGCTTATAGCAAGGTGCCCCTCGACAAGATGGAGCGTATCGACTACATCAACTATGCGCGTGCCCTGCAGCTCGGCAGAAAGTTCGAGGAGTCACAGCGTGTTGTAGAAGCTGGTCTGGCTAAAGAGCCCCTGAACGGTACACTGAACCGTTTTGCCCTGATGAACAATAACGATATGAAGAAGTTCCCCGAAGCCATCAAATACGCTGAGGTGCTGTTCACCAAAGTTGACAAGGATAGCGTCAAACTGAAGGATATCGACTACCAGAACTATGGTAATGCACTCGCAGGCAACAACCAGTTCGAGGAGGCTATTGCCAAGTTCAAAGAGGCACTGGCACTGCCCGCAGAAGACAACACACTTCACGCCGACCTTTATAAGAGCATCTCTGATGCCTATAAGGGCATGAAGGACTATCCCAAGGCTATTGACAGCTACAAGCAGTTCCTGGAGGCTAACGCCAATGCTGATGCTACCGACTGGGCTGGACTGGGTATTCTCCAGAACGCCTACGCACGTACCCTCGAGGGTGAAGCAAAGGTAGAAGCCCTGAAGACAGCCGATCAGACCTACGCTTCACTTACAGAGAAATTTGCTGATGCCGAGGAGTATGCACTGTGGCAGCGTGGACGTATCAACGCCCAGATTGACGGTGACCTCTCAAAGGGTCTTGCAAAGCCCTATTTCGAACGCCTGGCAGAGCTCATCAACGCACACGAGACCATCGACGACACCGACAAGGCCCGTCTCTTCGATGCCTACTCTTTCCTGATGCGTTACTACGTCAAGCAGAAGACTCACAAGATAGCCTACGACTATGCAAAGAAATTGCAGGAGTTACAGCCTGAGGATGCAGAAATCCGCAAAGTGGTAGAAGCCCTGGCTAAGGCTGCCAACTAA